One window of Nymphaea colorata isolate Beijing-Zhang1983 chromosome 11, ASM883128v2, whole genome shotgun sequence genomic DNA carries:
- the LOC116264493 gene encoding B3 domain-containing protein Os03g0212300-like, which produces MEWRCNNCRRKKRHFFKVLIGDFSDELRLPPDFTKHIQVKEESGNASLRVCGGRTWQVELRKVDNRLVFRKGWSNFVVGNGLRTGDFLVFKHDRVLHFIVRVFDASACEKRRLPAGDTCRNAEMSNVSMSEGSLDCSSFKHSRGRVTGPQQDAWNAACSFKTKNPCFRKYFTDKTMCCRSYYLNVPSAFVRQHLAFESCMLTLFDPEGRCYPVRYLNTSESGGIVGFSSGWRKFAVENHLREGDACVFEFIKEPIGFKVHIFRGDKDGTEGER; this is translated from the exons ATGGAGTGGAGATGCAATAACTGCAGGAGGAAGAAGCGGCACTTCTTCAAAGTCTTAATCGGTGACTTCTCTGACGAACTG CGGCTCCCGCCTGATTTTACGAAGCATATCCAAGTCAAAGAAGAATCTGGGAATGCTTCACTGAGAGTCTGTGGAGGTAGGACCTGGCAAGTTGAGCTGAGGAAGGTGGATAATCGCCTTGTATTCCGAAAGGGGTGGAGCAACTTTGTGGTCGGTAATGGCTTAAGGACAGGGGACTTTTTGGTTTTCAAACATGACAGAGTTTTGCATTTCATTGTGCGGGTTTTTGATGCAAGTGCATGTGAGAAAAGGCGGTTGCCTGCTGGTGACACTTGCAGAAATGCTGAAATGAGTAATGTGTCTATGTCAGAAGGATCTCTCGACTGTAGCTCCTTTAAGCACAGCAGAGGAAGAGTAACAGGGCCTCAGCAAGATGCATGGAATGCAGCATGCTCTTTTAAGACTAAGAATCCATGTTTCAGAAAGTATTTTACAGACAAAACGATGTGTTGTAGATCGTACTATTTG AACGTCCCTTCGGCCTTTGTAAGACAACATCTGGCATTTGAATCTTGTATGTTGACGCTTTTTGATCCAGAAGGTCGCTGTTACCCTGTTAGATACCTCAACACATCAGAATCTGGTGGCATTGTTGGGTTCAGCTCAGGATGGAGGAAATTTGCTGTTGAAAATCACCTGAGGGAAGGAGATGCGTGCGTGTTTGAGTTCATCAAGGAGCCTATAGGATTCAAAGTACATATTTTTCGTGGTGATAAGGATGGCACTGAAGGCGAGAGATGA